In Argiope bruennichi chromosome 4, qqArgBrue1.1, whole genome shotgun sequence, a single window of DNA contains:
- the LOC129967097 gene encoding cysteine protease ATG4B-like isoform X2 — MELYNFFSGANGQSASIIAKKEFSDFPPTFDNIWILGKEYHALHDLEDLRTVVRSKIWFSYRSGFPPIGGTGPKTDKYWGCMLRCGQMVMAEALICRHLGRGWTWNPIDPVYMDILKMFQDKKDSPYSIHQIAQMGVSEGKAIGQWFGPNTVAQVLRKLSVYDKWSSLAVHVAANSTVIQSDIRTLCHYQPSSPTPSPYLKSYNTIWYTDCVDQSCPRWQAASLTNTDSVSWRPMLLFIPLRLGLSTFNPIYSKCIKNTFTMKQSLGILGGRPRHAVWFIGYTGNELICLDPHVTQPTVDLEDKFDDSSYHLPLGGSKRMHISDIDPSVALCFYFDTEEDFDDWCQEVNKLIVPEKQPLFELIDDRPRHWPPLELRPDLNCSNCSLEYYFVEQESNADISDEDFESVESMVCLPKNK, encoded by the exons ATGGAATTGTATAACTTTTTCTCTGGTGCAAATG GTCAATCAGCTAGTATAATTGCTAAGAAAGAATTCAGTGATTTCCCTCCTACTTTTGACAACATATGGATTTTAGGTAAAGAATATCACGCTTTGCATG ATTTAGAAGATTTAAGGACAGTTGTGAGAAGCAAAATATGGTTTTCATACAGAAGTGGCTTTCCACCTAttg GTGGCACTGGTCCTAAAACAGATAAATATTGGGGGTGTATGTTACGATGTGGCCAAATGGTGATGGCTGAGGCTTTGATATGCAGGCACTTAGGAAGAG gtTGGACATGGAATCCCATTGATCCAGTTTATATGgacattttgaaaatgtttcaagatAAGAAAGATTCTCCATATTCGATTCATCAAATTg cACAGATGGGTGTCTCAGAAGGCAAAGCAATTGGTCAATGGTTTGGACCTAATACAGTTGCTCAGGTTTTGAG aaaactgtCTGTGTATGATAAGTGGAGTTCCTTGGCTGTTCATGTTGCTGCTAATAGCACTGTAATTCAATCTGATATTA gaACTCTATGTCACTATCAGCCATCATCTCCAACGCCTAGTCCTTACCTTAAATCCTATAATacaatttggtatacagattgtGTCGATCAATCATGTCCTCGATGGCAAGCTGCATCATTAACAAATACAGACTCTGTTTCATGGAGACCcatgttattatttattccaCTCAGGTTGGGGTTGTCTACTTTCAATCCTATTTATAGTAAATGCATTAAG AATACTTTCACTATGAAACAAAGTCTTGGGATTCTTGGTGGAAGGCCTAGGCATGCTGTATGGTTCATTGGATATACag gGAACGAGCTCATATGTTTAGATCCACATGTTACACAGCCTACAGTAGATCTGGAAGACAAATTTGATGATAGCTCATACCATTTACCATTGGGAGGTAGCAAACGCATGCACATTTCCGATATAGATCCTTCAGTAGCCTTA TGTTTTTACTTTGATACAGAAGAGGATTTTGATGACTGGTGCCAAGAAGTGAATAAg CTGATAGTGCCTGAGAAGCAACCGCTCTTTGAACTTATAGATGATCGGCCAAGACATTGGCCTCCTTTGGAATTGAGGCCAGATTTGAATTGCAGCAATTGCAGCTTAG aaTACTACTTTGTGGAACAAGAAAGTAATGCTGATATTTCTGATGAAGATTTTGAAAGTGTAGAATCCATGGTGTGCCTCccaaagaataaatga
- the LOC129967098 gene encoding protein phosphatase 1L-like: MEEESEDLAFYQAALKYFRLVSGVFWSFPFTYISNLFFDQSCIQTSKLEICLTIFAIITFAFILYQSIELLRRFLSYYFSARVKRSLLVNTVQFIRDRDTWELKEENCCVYAVKGRRPKMEDRFSVIQDKETGVCLYGIFDGHGGEFAADFVEKHLFKGLLKKLQAAILDKSKENKLTEEFARLLTKEILEVDMELLIKVKAARNVAGTTALVAIVYKNRLIVANVGDSRGVICDAKGNTIPLSFDHKPIQLKECRRIKEAGGFISFNGVWRVAGILATSRALGDFPLKDRNLVIACPDILTFDLADLNPKFMILATDGLWDTFNNEDAVAFMKDNINSDSYKGARSLVMQALKNGSMDNVTVLVVTFPEIDQS; the protein is encoded by the exons ATGGAAGAAGAATCAGAAGATTTGGCATTTTATCAAgctgctttgaaatattttcgcTTAGTTTCTGGTGTATTTTGGAGCTTTCCATTTACTTacatttctaatctttttttcgATCAAAGCTGCATTCAAACTTCTAAATTAGAAATATGCTTAACCATATTTGCTATTATAACATTTGCTTTCATTCTTTACCAGTCAATTGAATTATTACGAAGGTTTTTATCGTATTATTTTTCCGCGCGAGTTAAACGATCGCTTCTAGTCAATACCGTCCAATTCATTCGAGATCGTGATACATGggaattgaaagaagaaaattgttGCGTTTATGCTGTTAAAGGTAGAAGACCGAAAATGGAAGATAGATTTAGTGTTATTCAAGATAAAGAAACTGGAGTATGTTTATATGGAATATTTGACGGCCATGGTGGAGAG tttgctgCCGATTTtgtagaaaaacatttatttaaaggaCTTTTGAAGAAACTGCAAGCTGCAATTCTAgacaaaagtaaagaaaataaattaactgaagAATTTGCACgtcttttaacaaaagaaatcttAGAAGTTGATATGGAATTGCTAATTAAAGTGAAAGCAGCAAGAAATGTTGCAG gcACAACAGCTTTAGTagcaattgtttataaaaatcgTCTGATTGTAGCTAATGTTGGTGATTCTAGGGGTGTTATTTGTGATGCTAAAGGAAATACAATTCCTTTATCATTTGATCATAAACCTATTCAG TTGAAAGAATGCCGTCGCATCAAAGAAGCCGGtggatttatttcctttaatggTGTGTGGAGGGTTGCTGGAATTCTTGCTACTTCCCGAGCCCTGGGTGATTTTCCACTGAAAGACAGAAATCTAGTCATTGCTTGCCCAGATATATTGACATTTGATCTAGCAGATCTAAATCCCAAATTCATGATTCTTGCTACTGATGGTTTGTGGGATACATTTAATAATGAAGATGCAGTTGCCTTTATGAAAGACAATATTAACAGTGATTCATATAAAGGAGCACGTAGTCTTGTTATGCAAGCTTTGAAAAATGGCTCAATGGATAATGTCACAGTTTTGGTTGTTACTTTTCCCGAGATTGATCAATCATGA
- the LOC129967097 gene encoding cysteine protease ATG4B-like isoform X1, translating into MLFKERKDFYGGKHIISHMELYNFFSGANGQSASIIAKKEFSDFPPTFDNIWILGKEYHALHDLEDLRTVVRSKIWFSYRSGFPPIGGTGPKTDKYWGCMLRCGQMVMAEALICRHLGRGWTWNPIDPVYMDILKMFQDKKDSPYSIHQIAQMGVSEGKAIGQWFGPNTVAQVLRKLSVYDKWSSLAVHVAANSTVIQSDIRTLCHYQPSSPTPSPYLKSYNTIWYTDCVDQSCPRWQAASLTNTDSVSWRPMLLFIPLRLGLSTFNPIYSKCIKNTFTMKQSLGILGGRPRHAVWFIGYTGNELICLDPHVTQPTVDLEDKFDDSSYHLPLGGSKRMHISDIDPSVALCFYFDTEEDFDDWCQEVNKLIVPEKQPLFELIDDRPRHWPPLELRPDLNCSNCSLEYYFVEQESNADISDEDFESVESMVCLPKNK; encoded by the exons ATGCTATTTAAAGAga gaaaagaTTTTTATGGGGGAAAACACATTATCTCTCACATGGAATTGTATAACTTTTTCTCTGGTGCAAATG GTCAATCAGCTAGTATAATTGCTAAGAAAGAATTCAGTGATTTCCCTCCTACTTTTGACAACATATGGATTTTAGGTAAAGAATATCACGCTTTGCATG ATTTAGAAGATTTAAGGACAGTTGTGAGAAGCAAAATATGGTTTTCATACAGAAGTGGCTTTCCACCTAttg GTGGCACTGGTCCTAAAACAGATAAATATTGGGGGTGTATGTTACGATGTGGCCAAATGGTGATGGCTGAGGCTTTGATATGCAGGCACTTAGGAAGAG gtTGGACATGGAATCCCATTGATCCAGTTTATATGgacattttgaaaatgtttcaagatAAGAAAGATTCTCCATATTCGATTCATCAAATTg cACAGATGGGTGTCTCAGAAGGCAAAGCAATTGGTCAATGGTTTGGACCTAATACAGTTGCTCAGGTTTTGAG aaaactgtCTGTGTATGATAAGTGGAGTTCCTTGGCTGTTCATGTTGCTGCTAATAGCACTGTAATTCAATCTGATATTA gaACTCTATGTCACTATCAGCCATCATCTCCAACGCCTAGTCCTTACCTTAAATCCTATAATacaatttggtatacagattgtGTCGATCAATCATGTCCTCGATGGCAAGCTGCATCATTAACAAATACAGACTCTGTTTCATGGAGACCcatgttattatttattccaCTCAGGTTGGGGTTGTCTACTTTCAATCCTATTTATAGTAAATGCATTAAG AATACTTTCACTATGAAACAAAGTCTTGGGATTCTTGGTGGAAGGCCTAGGCATGCTGTATGGTTCATTGGATATACag gGAACGAGCTCATATGTTTAGATCCACATGTTACACAGCCTACAGTAGATCTGGAAGACAAATTTGATGATAGCTCATACCATTTACCATTGGGAGGTAGCAAACGCATGCACATTTCCGATATAGATCCTTCAGTAGCCTTA TGTTTTTACTTTGATACAGAAGAGGATTTTGATGACTGGTGCCAAGAAGTGAATAAg CTGATAGTGCCTGAGAAGCAACCGCTCTTTGAACTTATAGATGATCGGCCAAGACATTGGCCTCCTTTGGAATTGAGGCCAGATTTGAATTGCAGCAATTGCAGCTTAG aaTACTACTTTGTGGAACAAGAAAGTAATGCTGATATTTCTGATGAAGATTTTGAAAGTGTAGAATCCATGGTGTGCCTCccaaagaataaatga